atcggtcgggtacgtgacctcagggtgacggacagggaggtgcgggtgtcagacgaaaggctttgcttcatcggtcgggtacgtgacctcagggtgacggacagggcggtgcgggtgtcagacgaaaggctttgcttcatcggtcgggtacgtgagctCAGGGTGACGGAGAGGGCCgtgagggtgtcagacgaaaggctttgcttcatcggtcgggtacgtgacCTCAGGGTGACGGAGAgggcggtgagggtgtcagacgaaaggctttgcttcatcggtcgggtacgtgacCTCAGGGTGACGGAGAgggcggtgagggtgtcagacgaaaggctttgcttcatcggtcgggtacgtggcctcagggtgacggacagggcggtgagggtgtcagacgaaaggctttgcttcatcggtcgggtacgtgacCTCAGGGTGACGGAGAgggcggtgagggtgtcagacgaaaggctttgcttcatcggtcgggtacgtggcctcagggtgacggacagggcggtgagggtgtcagacgaaaggctttgcttcatcggtcgggtacgtgacctcagggtgacggacagggcggtgagggtgtcagacgaaaggctttgcttcatcggtcgggtacgtgacctcagggtgacggacagggcggtgcgggtgtcagacgaaaggctttgcttcatcggtcgggtacgtgagctcagggtgacggacagggcggtgagggtgtcagacgaaaggctttgcttcatcggttGGGTACGTGAcctcagggtgacggacagggcggtgagggtgtcagacgaaaggctttgcttcatcggtcgggtacgtgagctcagggtgacggacagggcgctgagggtgtcagacgaaaggctttgcttcatcggtcgggaACGTGAcctcagggtgacggacagggcggtgcgggtgtcagacgaaaggctttgcttcatcggtcgggtacgtgacctcagggtgacggacagggcggtgagggtgtcagacgaaaggctttgcttcatcggtcgggtacgtgacctcagggtgacggacagggaggtgagggtgtcagacgaaaggctttgcttcatcggtcgggtacgtgagctcagggtgacggacagggcggtgagggtgtcagacgaaaggctttgcttcatcggtcgggtacgtgagctcagggtgacggacagggcggtgagggtgtcagacgaaaggctttgcttcatcggtcgggtacgtgacctcagggtgacggacagggcggtgagggtgttagacgaaaggctttgcttcatcggtcgggtacgtgagctcagggtgacggagagggcggtgagggtgtcagacgaacggctttgcttcatcggtcgggtacgtgacctcagggtgacggacagggcggtgcgggtgtcagacgaaaggctttgcttcatcggtcgggtacgtgagctcagggtgacggacagggcggtgagggtgtcagccgaaaggctttgcttcatcggtcgggtgTTGAGTATGAGAGTCAGGAAGTCATTTACAACTGTATTAAACTGTGGTCTGTTCATTCTCGGaggactgtgtgcagttctggtctcctgtgGGTGTGGGTGCTTTGGAGAGGGGGCGGAAGGTTCACCAGTGTGCTGCCTGGACTCGAGGGCacgacgtttcacctctttccaatcgctttattacttgcACTTTATTTTCAACCGTGACGGTGATTATtctcgtgaacagaaacactgtggtcctaaagtccaccgcacggAGACGGGATAAATGAGAGACTTGAGAATCCCTGCCCCGGAACCGACCCCCGTGGACAAGGTTGGCCGACTGTGTTTAGTGTAACTTTCTGGTTCAGACTTCACAGTATCTGCCCGATTCTCTCCGACAGGAACCGGATGGCGACAGGCGAGGAGCTGCTGCAGAATTGCATCCTGTTACTGTGCCGTGGCTGTCCTACGCCCATGGACCTGGTCTCGGTGACCACCTCTTCTGGCCAACGCCTCTTCTCCTTCCTCAGTGTTGCCTGGGGCTTTGTGGCAGATGTCGACCTCGAGAGTGAGCGTTACCGTCGGCTGGGACCGGCTCGTTTCACCTTGGGCACCCTGGTCCGCCTGGCGTCCCTGCGTCGCTACCGGGCGCGCCTCTCCTACCTGCCCGCCCCTCCTGGCACGCCCCCGTCCACCATTTCCACGCCCCCCCCTCACCGGGGCCGCCGACCTCTCTGCCGTAGCGTCACAGCCGACGGGGGGCACCCCACGTCCCACCCTGCCCTCTGCCGAACTCTGTCTGAGGCAGGGGGCTGGCTCCCCCCTTCCCCCTACCCCTCTGCCGAGGGCTTCTCCTTCGAGGGGGTCTCcttccaggaagaggaggaggaggggtttAATTCCGATCAGGTCAGCTCTGAAGGGCTTAATTCCATTCACGGGGGTGAGGGTCTGGTCAATTCCACTCCAGTCAGCTCTGAAGGGGTTAATTCCATTACCAAGAGCTTCGGTCTGGTCAATTTGGAAGGAGTTAATTCCAGTCCAGTCAGCTCTGAAGGGGTTAATTCTGTCAGCAAGGATGCCAGTCCAGAAAGGGTCAACTCTGGGGCTGTCAGTTCTGAAGGGGTTAACCCTGCCCACCGAGGCCCTGGGGGAGATTGCTCCCCCCACGAGAGAGCAGCCGGACCGAGTGAGGCGGGTGAGGGAACTCCCTCCGGAGGGACCCCACGCCAGGAGCTTCCACCGGACCACCTGCTGGCACCCCTCGATTGCCCGGTTCCCGGGGGCTGGCGGACATTGGAGGGTGACTTTGTCCTGGTGCTGGCGGTGTATCAAAGCCACCTGGGGTCCGAGCTGGTAGCTGCCCCGTTCGCCCGCTTCGCGGACCGCGCCCTCCACCTGCTCTACGTTCGAGCTGGCCTCTCCCGTGCTTCACTTCTCCGCCTCTTCCTCGCCATGGGCACTGGCACCCACCTGTCCCTCGGCTGCCCGCACCTCACCTGCCTGCCTGTCTCTGCCTTCCGCCTCGAGCCGCTGGGGCCCCGGCCCGGTGCCCTGGcggtggatggggagagggtggagggggggCCTGTCCAGGCTCAGCTTCACCCTGGCCTGGCCCGGGTAATTGCTGGAGTCCCTCCACCTtgccctcctcctcctcaccgcccctctgGCAAGCCCTGACTCCTCCCGTTCATCTCTCGCCCTGGGGGAGACAGGAATTCTACGGTACGTTAACCCACAGTTTGCACAGCTGGGGGTGCATGTGCATGATGCACCCTGTGGTAACACTACTAACTCCCTCCACCTCGGTGCAGATCGGGGGCTGGAGGGTCTGCCTCTGACTAACACTGAACCCTCTTCCCCGAGCGAAGACATATCCTAATGGCGACCTGTGGGGATGGGCCGGGAGACACGTCCCACCGCCGTCCTCCCTCTTCGCCTGAACTTTTGTATAATTTATTAACTGGAATTAATTTTAACAGTGGTGCTTAGCTCTGGGAGAAGCATTTCGATGTATGATGATTGATTTTTGTGTTCACTGATCCACGGGACGGGGATATTGATTTGTGTCGAGTTTCACTTTCACCTGAGGGATGAAACTGGAATTTTCatttgagatgagcttcacacctctctctctctctctctctctctctcgatgtaTAACATTTCTCACTGGGGGGGGGGACTGAGGAAAAGGGGATCTCGTTTGGCTATTGTCTCTGGAGGGAAGGCTGTAATTTCAATAAATCtgtgtggaactggactctgtggCTGTCGTTTCGGTTGTTGCTCCTCACCCGTTTCCCAGGCCAGGAGGGCATCGCAGGTCTCCTCCGCCGTTTGAGAAAAGAGAATGGCGCGGGGGTGAGGGTCTTTGGGCACGGCTTTTCTATACCAATGTTCCATGCTCAATGGCTGGgtgggttttacctgtgatgtactgggcagaatcttaccttttgtaagattttccacgcAAAGGCACTGGTGCCCCCATAACAGGCCGTAATACAGTCAGCCAGCACACATCATGCAGGTTTGACAAGGCTGTTGCTGACGTGCTGAATCTGTGCagactcccaaggaagtagaggcccTGTCGTGCTTTTTACGCAATAATATTTCAATAGGGcaagaagaccctgatgggagttctaTACGGGCCTCCGAACAGTGGCCAGGGTGTGAAATTACAGAGATAGAAAACACGTCAGAAGAGCATGTTACAATAATCAATATGTAGGTATATTGGGCAaatggattccaagagggggatttgtagaatgcctacaagttgGCTTTTTAGGGAAGTTCATAGTTGACCCCTCCCGGGATACAGCTGCTCTGGGTTGGGTTTTCTGCAATGCAGCGGAATTGACtagagagcttaaggtgaaggaactCTTAGGGGCCAATGTTGATAATACGATAGAATTGACCCTGCAGAAGCTGAATTTGGATGTATCAGGAttgcaatggagtaaagggaattagagatatgagagaggagctggtcaaagttgattggaaaggagcACTCGCAGAAAGCAatgtctggagtttctgggaacagttTGGAAGGTGTGGGATAGATATGTGCCAAAgagaaagtattctaaaggcaggatagtGCAACTTTGTCTGGCTGCGAAGTCAAAGCcagcaaagagagggcatattgtGGAACAATacaaaaaggcccttcagcccacaatgttgtgccaacccttaaaccctgcctcccataaatccccccaccttaaattcctccatatatctgtcctcCTACAttcaaggatgttagtccccctccagttcaggagcaACCCGTCTGATGGTGGTGGGTTATCACTGATATTTGCTTATAACAGAGCAAAAGGTTTCTGGGAGGCTGgagcattgggaagcttttaagaaccaACAGAAGTCATAGCGGAAAAAATGGAACAGGAAGGTAAGCTATCCAGTAATATTGAAGAGGACATCAAAAGCTTCTCTGGGTTTAAAGGGTAAGActgaggtgagagtagataccAGACTGCTGGAGAGGAATCAGGAGAATTATCCCGAGTCGTGaaatagcagcagcagttcaatgcaatacataatctagaagataaagaaatcaattacagtgtatgtttattgaatagattaaaaattgttcaaaacaaataatttttaaaaagtgaggtagtgttcatgtccatttaggaattggatggcagaggggaagaagctgtttatagatggtatttgagctatgcctagccacacagtcgtgtatatagagagtagagcagtgggctaagcacacatccctgaggtgtgtcagtgttaatcgtcagcaaggaggagatattatcaccaatccacacagattgtggtcttccggttagggagtcgaggatccaattgcagagggaggtacagaggcccagttcctgcaatttctcaatcaggtctgtgggaatgatggtacgtATTTGATGCTGAACTatatcaatgaacagcatcctaacataggtgtttgtgttgtccgggTGCTCTAAAACTATGTggcgagccattgagattgcacctATTGTGGCAAGTTGCAATGGGTGCAGGTCCTTGCTGACACAGGAGTtcggtctagtcatgaccaacctctcaaagcatttcatcactgtcgatgtgagcgATACCGGGCGATAGTCGTTAAAGCAGCCCACATTCttcataattgttgcctttttgaagcaagtgggagcttccgcccgtagcagtgagaggttgataaTGTCCTTGTGTACTCCGGatagctggttggcacaggttttcagagccttaccaggtactccatcgggaccttccgccttgtgagggttcactctctttataggcagcctaacattggcctcggagatggagatcacagggatcttcacagctgtggttgtgttctccctttcaaagcaggcattgAAGGCGATGAATTCCTCTAATAATgaaacatcactgccattcattccttcgcccttgaaatagccgtCTGCAAATCAGACCTGGTTTTCTGGTCCAGGCCTGGGTTGCCatagtccactgattcaaagcagtcctgtagttGCTCCCGTGCTTCTCTTGTCCAGTGCTGGTGCTGCAGCCGGGTGATCAGACTGCCCGAAGTGAGGGTAGGCAGTCTTGATGGTggtgtgtttcctctggtattgcaagtgatctgttgatggttgttgcttagtgattttttttcagactggcctgattaaaatctcccaaaacgacgGTGAAGGCGTTAGGGTGCACTGTTCCATGCACACTGATCCCATTACTCAGaccatctaaagcctgcttgacattggcctgagatgAAATATGAACTGCTACCAGAATGACCCCGGAGAACTGCCGGGGTGGGTAAACAGGACAACACTTTACTGCTAGGTATTCcgggtctggtgagcagaattgggacagcaccaagaagagttgatcatgaggcacaCTCTGCTGTAGATTTATCCTGACGGTGTACAGTAAACCCGTtgatctgaatcgctgcatccggAATGGGAGGGGTTAACCAGGAATCCGTGGAACAAAGGACGCGCGGTCCTAATGTCGCTCTGATTCCGATCCTGGGTTGCATCCAAGGCGGTGGGTTTTGGGAGTTTAAAACCCTGCTCTGCAGCCGTGGagtaagtccacaatcagctttgtTTCCACCAGTTAAGCAGCGATAGTTCATTTAATTGCATTGACAAATTTGTTGATAgcactgaccttggaagcagttgtgtgcttttttagctgtatcaggcgGAAACGGGAATATTTAATCATTTCCATCGAGCGATCTGCCCCGGAATCGTGATGGAAACTGACTGTCTTCACTgggagacaccagcagtgtgctggAGGTCTGAGAGGTGGGGGCAGAGGTGCCATTACTCGGCAGAAGGGGCTTGGTGAATATCCGGACCCCGGAGTTCTGAAAAGGTAGCTGGAAGACTGTGGGAGCATGAGTCATGATCTTTCGATaatcagaggactggaaaattgtaaatgtcactccaatctccAACAAGggaggagacagaagaaaggaaactttaggccagttagtctgatgggaagatgttggagtccattaaggGTGTGGGGTACTGAGAGGCacgtgacaaaataggccaacagatttgtcagacaggaATTTTCCCTTAAGATGACACGAAGACAGGTGCAGGGGCTGGTAGTGTTAAGAAAGCAGGGAAGCTGTACTGTCGAAAGTCTCAGAtggattaggagagtgggcagaGTCAGATGGAACACAGTTGGACTGTGTATGTCAATCAAAATAGCTTATTTggttcccctagacatataccagcctgttggataAGTGTTacacagtgttggaaagtgtacagtcatgcatttTAGACGAAGAAATAAAAGTGGTAGACTATTTTCGAAATGGAAATAAAATTCTAAATTCTGACATGCAAAGGGACCtgagattccctaaaggttaatttgtaggttgaggaAGACAACTGTGATGTTAGGAgtagcattcctttcaagaggtctagaatataaaagtgaaaCTTTATGTATTATTGAGGGCATTTTGAGCCCTAAGTTTCCAAGAAGGGGTGTGCTgatgctggagagggttcaaaggaggttcacgaaaatgattccagcattGAAAAGCGTATCgtgtgaggagcgtttgatggttctgggccagtgctcactggaattcagaacaatgagggGGAAATGACTGAGTTGCAAGgcacagatgtggagaggatgtttccaatggtggggggagtctaggaccagaggacacagatagagtggatgtggagaggatgtttcctatagtgggggagtctaggaccagaggacacagatagagtggatgtggagaggatgtttcctgttgtgagggagtctaggaccaggggacacggatagagtggatgtggagaggatgtttccaatggtgggggagtctaggaccagaggacacagatagagtggatgtggagaggatgtttcctatagtgggggagtctaggaccagaggacacagatagagtggatgtggagaggatgtttccaatggtgggggagtctaggaccagaggacacagatagagtggatgtggagaggatgtttcctgtagtgggggagtctaggaccagaggacacagatagagtggatgtggagaggatgtttcctgtagtgggggagtctaggaccagaggacacagatagagtggatgtggagaggatgtttcctatagtgggggagtctaggaccagaggacacagatagagtggatgtggagaggatgtttcctatagtgggggagtctaggaccagaggacagagagagagtggatgtggagaggatgtttcctatggtgggggagtctaggaccagaggacacagatagagtggatgtggagaggatgtttcctgtagtgggggagtctaggaccagaggacacagatagagtggatgtggagaggatgtttcctatggtgggggagtctaggaccagaggacacagatagagtggatgtggagaggatgtttcctatagtgggggagtctaggaccagaggacacagatagagtggatgtggagaggatgtttcctatagtgggggagtctaggaccagaggacacagatagagtggatgtggagaggatgtttcctatagtgggggagtctaggaccagaggacacagatagagtggatgtggagaggatgtttcctatggtgggggagtctaggaccagaggacacagatagagtggatgtggagaggatgtttcctatggtgggggagtctaggaccagaggacacagatagagtggatgtggagaggatgtttcctatagtgggggagtctaggaccagaggacacagatagagtggatgtggagaggatgtttcctatagtgggggagtctaggaccagaggacacagatagagtggatgtggagaggatgtttcctatagtgggggagtctaggaccagaggacacagatagagtggatgtggagaggatgtttcctatagtgggggagtctaggaccagaggacacagatagagtggatgtggagaggatgtttcctatggtgggggagtctaggaccagaggacacagatagagtggatgtggagaggatgtttcctatggtgggggagtctaggaccagaggacacagatagagtggatgtggagaggatgtttcctatagtgggggagtctaggaccagaggacacagatagagtggatgtggagaggatgtttcctatagtgggggagtctaggaccagaggacacagatagagtggatgtggagaggatgtttcctatagtgggggagtctaggaccagaggacacagatagagtgggtgtggagaggatgtttcctgtagagggggagtctaggaccagaggacacagatagagaggatgtggagaggatgtttccaatggtgggggagtctaggaccagaggtcacagatagagtggatgtggagaggatatttcctgtagtgggggagtctaggaccataggacacagatagagtggatgtggagaggatgtttcctatagtgggggagtctaggaccataggacacagatagagtggatgtggagaggatgtttcctgtagtgggggagtctaggaccagaggacacagatagagtggatgtggagaggatgtttcctgttgtgagggagtctaggaccagaggacacggatagagtggatgtggagaggatgtttcctatagtgggggagtctaggaccagaggacacagatagagtgtatgtggagaggatgttttctgtagagggggagtctaggaccagaggacacagatagagtggatgtggagaggatgtttcctgtagtgggggagtctaggaccagaggacacagatagagtggatgtggagaggatgtttcctgttgtgagggagtctaggaccagaggacacggatagagtggatgtggagaggatgtttcctatagtgggggagtctaggaccagaggacacggatagagtggatgtggagaggatgtttcctgtagagggggagtctaggaccagaggacacagatagggtggatgtggagaggatgtttcctgtagtgggggagtctaggaccagaggacacagatagagtggatgtggagaggatgtttcctatggtgggggagtctaggaccagaggacacagatagagtggatgtggagaggatgtttcctgtagtgggggagtctaggaccagaggacacagatagagtggatgtggagaggatgtttcctatggtgggggagtctaggaccagaggacacagatagagtggatgtggagaggatgtttcctatagtgggggagtctaggaccagaggacacagatagagtggatgtggagaggatgtttcctatagtgggggagtctaggaccagaggacacagatagagtgggtgtggagaggatgtttcctgtagagggggagtctaggaccagaggacacagatagagaggatgtggagaggatgtttccaatggtgggggagtctaggaccagaggtcacagatagagtggatgtggagaggatatttcctgtagtgggggagtctaggaccagaggacacagatagagtggatgtggagaggatgtttcctgtagtgggggagtctaggaccagaggacacagatagagtggatgtgcagaggatgtttcctatagtgggggagtctaggaccagaggacacagatagagtggatgtggagaggatgtttcctgtagtgggggagtctaggaccagaggacacagatagagtggatgtggagaggatgtttcctgttgtgagggagtctaggaccagaggacacggatagagtggatgtggagaggatgtttcctatagtgggggagtctaggaccagaggacacagatagagtgtatgtggagaggatgttttctgtagagggggagtctaggaccagaggacacagatagagtggatgtggagaggatgtttcctgta
This Hypanus sabinus isolate sHypSab1 unplaced genomic scaffold, sHypSab1.hap1 scaffold_1097, whole genome shotgun sequence DNA region includes the following protein-coding sequences:
- the LOC132386335 gene encoding uncharacterized protein LOC132386335 translates to MNRPQFNTVVNDFLTLILNTRPMKQSLSADTLTALSVTLSSRTRPMKQSLSSDTRTALSVTLRSRTRPMKQSRSSDTLTALSVTLSSRTRPMKQSLSSNTLTALSVTLRSRTRPMKQSLSSDTLTALSVTLSSRTRPMKQSLSSDTLTALSVTLSSRTRPMKQSLSSDTLTSLSVTLRSRTRPMKQSLSSDTLTALSVTLRSRTRPMKQSLSSDTRTALSVTLRSRSRPMKQSLSSDTLSALSVTLSSRTRPMKQSLSSDTLTALSVTLRSRTQPMKQSLSSDTLTALSVTLSSRTRPMKQSLSSDTRTALSVTLRSRTRPMKQSLSSDTLTALSVTLRSRTRPMKQSLSSDTLTALSVTLRPRTRPMKQSLSSDTLTALSVTLRSRTRPMKQSLSSDTLTALSVTLRPRTRPMKQSLSSDTLTALSVTLRSRTRPMKQSLSSDTLTALSVTLRSRTRPMKQSLSSDTLTALSVTLSSRTRPMKQSLSSDTLTALSVTLGSRTRPMKQSLSSDTLIALSVTLGSRTRPMKQSLSSDTLTALSVTLSSRTRPMKQSLSSDTLTALSVTLSSRTRPMKQSLSSDTLTALSITLSSRTRPMKQSLSSDTLTALSVTLSSRTRPMKQSLSSDTLTALSVTLRSRTRPMKQSLSSDTRTALSVTEVT